The following DNA comes from Paraburkholderia sp. PGU19.
CGGCGCGAAGATGATCGTGACTGCGCGCCAACCTTTGTCCGCGCCGGCACGGACCGCCGGGTCTGGTTGGGCCGCCGCGAAACGCGGCTATCTCGTGAGCATGACAAACCCCAAATCGGTCGCGTTCTACGGCAGCATATTTGCCGTGATGGTGCCAGCGCATGCTGGACTGTCGTTCGATATCGCTGTTGTGGCGCTGTCGATCGGCATATCGTGCGCGTGGTACTGCGCGATGGCGCTGCTGGCTTCTCACCCCGCCATCCGCAGTTTCATGGTTCGGCGCAAAGCCGTGATCGACACGACGGCGGGCGTGCTGTTGATCGGGCTCGGCGGAAGGATGCTTGCTGGGCGCTGACGTTACGCACGTTCGCGCACCAGCGCCAGGCGTTTCTTCTCAGTGTGAGCGCGTTTGGCACCGCGAATAAGGCTCATCGCTTCCGCATGTGTCGCCACGCACGGACCCGAGCCAAGCAGCGGCTTGCACGACGTTTCGCGCAGGGCGAGCACCGACACGATGCCGATGATCGACGCGCCCATCAGGTAGTACGCGGGCATCATCGCGTCACCGGTTCTGTCTACGAGCCATGCAGCAACCAGCGGCGTCGTACCGCCGAACAGCGACACCGACACGTTGAAGCCAATCGCCAGCGCGCCGTAACGGATCTTCGTCGGGAAGAGGGCAGGCAGCGACGACGGCATCACGCCCGTGAACGTCGACAGCAGCGCGCCGAGAATCAGCAGGCCGCTGAACACGGGCAGCACCGTGCCCATACGGATCAGCAGCAGCGCCGGAATCGACAGCACGAACAGACCCACGCAGCCGAGCAGCATGACGGGCTTGCGGCCGATCTTGTCGGACAGATGACCCGCGTAGAGCGTCATCGGCATCATCAGCACCATCACGAGCAGCACGAGGAACAGACCGTGCGATTCGTTGAAGTGCAGCGTGGCCGACAGGTAGCTCGGGAGATACGACAGCGCCATGTAGTCGGTGACGTTGAAGATCAGCACGAGGCCGACGCACAGCAGCAACGGCTTCCATTGCTGCGCGAGCAGTTCCACGAACTTCTGCTTCGGACGCGACATCTCGTCCGCTTCACGCGCTTCCGCCTCCTTCTTGAACGCAGGCGTCTCTTCGAGCTTCATCCGGATATACAGGCCCACAAGACCCAGCGGGCCCGCGATAAAGAACGGCACACGCCAGCCCCACGACAACAACGCTTCCTGCGACAGCGTCGCCGTCAGTACGGCAACCGTACCCGCACCGAGGATATAGCCGACCAGCGTGCCGAATTCGAGGAAGCTCCCCGCGAAGCCACGACGGCGATCCGTCGCAAACTCGGCGATAAAGGTAGCGGCGCCACCATACTCGCCGCCCGTCGAAAAGCCCTGCACGAGACGCGCGACGAGCAGCAGCGCGGGCGCGAGAATGCCGATCGAACCATAGCTCGGAATCAGGCCGATCGCGAACGTGCCGACGGCCATCATGATCATCGTCATCGCGAGCACGCGCTGACGGCCGATGCGGTCGCCGAGCGGCCCGAACACCATGCCGCCGATCGGGCGCACGAGGAACGCGGCGGCAAACGTGCCGAAGGTCGCGATCAACTGCGCCGACGGGCTGCTCGACGGAAAGAACACTTTGCCGAGCGTGACAGCGATATAGCTGTACACGCCGAAGTCGAACCATTCCATTGCGTTGCCGAGCGCCATGGCGCCGACGGCGCGTTTGAGCAGGCTGTGGTCGACGATCGTGATGTCGTCAAGCGTGAGCGACGGGCTCGAAGAATCGCGGCTTGCGATGCGCGCTTGCGAATGACTCAATTGACACACTCCATGAATTGCATGGCGAACCCGGCGGATGCAGCAGGCATTTGATCGAACTTGAATCCGATCGCGAAATGGGGCGCCAATGGGCTGTGGGATGCCTTCGCGCTGAACACGCCAGGCAAAATCATCAAGTACAGTGTGCTGATATGCCCAGGACCGGGCCGTCGCTCATGCGTCCGGAAACCGGCGGAAAACGACAGGAGGTGGGATTTGCATGATGGAGCGGGGTCATCGCAGAGCGTGGATATAAGGCTTGCGACAATCGATGACGCACAAGGAATAGCGAAGGTTCACGTCGCGACCTGGCGCGACGCGTACAAGGCATTGTTGCCAATCGAATACCTTGCGAATCTCGACGAAAACGCAAGAGCGGAAAAATGGCGCAAGGCGTTGTCAGCGGGGGCGCCGTGCGTGCTGGTTGCTGTGATGAACTGTGTCGTGGTCGGCTGGGTTGCGTTCGGACCCTCGCGTGACGAAGACCTTGACTCGCGCTGTGCGGAGGTCGAGGCGATTTACGTCGAATCGGATGTCTGGAGTCGCGGCATCGGCACTGCACTGATTCATGCGGCTTGCGAGCGGCTACGTGCAAAAGGCTACGGTACTGTCGTGCTGTGGGTGTTGAAAGATAACGCAGCAGCGTGTTCCTTCTACAGTCGACGAGGATTCGAGCGCGACGGTTCTGCCAAAGTGATCGAGACTGGAGGAGCGCGATTAATGGAAGTGCGCTACACGCGAAATTGCGATCTGACGGAATCAATGCCGGACTTCGGCGGCCGCCATCCTTAACGCACGAATGGCGGCGCGCCGAAGCTCCATGCATCAGCGGAAATTGGTCCGCACGAGATCCACGATTTCGTCGCCACGGCCATTCAGAATGGCGCGCATCATGTACAGACTAAAACCTTTGGCCTGTTCAAGCTTGATCTTCGGCGGCATCGCGAGTTCCTGTTTCGCCGTCACGACATCGACGACGGCAGGACCATCATGCGCGAAGGCTTCTTTCAACGCCCCGGCAACCTGTTCCGAATCTTCGACGCGAATGCTAAAGATGCCCGCGCCTTTCGCAATCGCTGCAAAGTCAGTCTTGCTCAGGTCGACGTTCGTGTCGAGATAGCCGCTCGCTTTCAGTTCCATCGACACAAAACCCAGCACGCTGTTGTTGAACACCACGACCTTGATGGGCAACCCGAGTTGACGTGCGCTCAGCAGATCGCCGAGCAGCATCGAGAGGCCGCCGTCGCCCGAGAGCGACACGACCTGACGACCCGGATGCGCGCCCTGCGCGCCGAGCGCCTGTGGCATCGCATTCGCCATCGATCCATGATTGAACGAACCGTGCAACTGACGCTTGCCGTTCATCGTCAGATAACGCGCCGACCACACGGTCGGTGTGCCGACGTCGGCGGTGAAGATGGCATCCTCGCTGGCGATCTCGTCGATCATGCGCGTGAGGTACTGTGGATGTACCGGCTCGCCTGCGGGCGAAGGCGTTGCGAGTTCATCAAGGCCCTTGCGCGCGGCGGCGTAATGCTTGCGGGCCGTGTCGATGAAGCCGCGGTCCTGTTTGCGCTGAAGCCTGGGCAGCGTCGCCGAGATCGTCTCCTTGATCGTGCCTACGAGACCTAGCGCGAGCGGCGCCCGATGGCCGAGTTGCGACCCCTTCCAGTCGATCTGCACGATCTTCGCATGCGACGGGTAGAACGGGCGATACGGAAAATCACAGCCGAGCAGCAGCAGCGTGTCGCACGACATCATCGCGTGATAGCCCGAGCTGAAACCGATCAGCCCTGTCATGCCGACGTCGAAAGGATTGTCGTATTCGACGAACTGCTTGCCGCGCAACGCATGCACGACGGGCGCGCCGAGCGTATCCGCAAGCGCCACGACTTCGTCGTGCGCGCCCTGCGTGCCGCTGCCGCACATGATCGTGACAGCATCCGACCCATTCAGCAGCGCCGCAAGACGCTCGAGATCGGCCTCGGCGGGCACGATGCGCGGCGGCGCGCTTTCTGTCCACGTCGGTGCTTCGTCGGGGCCGTCGCCCAATGCGACGTCGCCAGGCAACACGATTACAGCGACGCCGCGCTCCTCGATGGCCGTCCGCATCGCGCGCGCGAGGACACGCGGAAACTGCCCGGCGGACGACACAAGCTCCACGTAATGGCTGCACTCCTTGAACAACTCTTGGGGATGCGTTTCCTGAAAGGAGCCGAGACCGATCTCCGTCGATGGAATATGCGCGGCGATCGCGAGCACGGGCTGGTGATTGCGATGACAGTCGAACAGGCCATTGATCAGATGCAGGTTGCCCGGGCCGCAACTGCCCGCGCACACGGCGAGCCGGCCGGTGGATGCGGCATCGGCGCCCGCTGCGAATGCAGCGGATTCTTCGTGGCGCGTGTGCATCCAGCGAATGTCGCCGGCCTTGTCGAGGGCGTAGGCAAGGCCATTCAGGCTGTCGCCCGTCACGCCCCAGATGCGTTCGACGCCCGCAGCCGCGAGCGTTTGAGCCAGATAAGCTGCAATGGTGTTTGCTGACATCTAAATCTCCGTTGACCAGTCATGGCGAATGTTGCGGTTACTGCGGAGCCCATGAAAGCAGGGCGCCGCAGTAGCTGAACAATGTACTGGGACGACGGATGCCGCGTTTCGCAAAACGCACGCGCTGTGCGAAATGGCACGTAGAGATTCAGCGCGGGTCAGCGGCCCTGAGTTTCCAGAACCGCCTTGAGGCGCGTCAGGCCCGCCAGGTACAGACTCCGATAATGGGCGGTGAGCGACTCGGCCTCGTTCGGGTCGTTTGGCTCGAAGCGGCTCGCCCATGTCACCGTGGCGTGATGCCCGTCGATCCTGCGCAACGACATCGACGCCGTGTAATCCGTCACGGGGTCCGGTCCTTCGAGGATCGTGTAAAGGTATTGCATGTTCTGATCGCTGTGATCGAGCAGCCTTTCGACGATCGACGAACCATTCACCGCTTCGAGATGGCGAACCCGCCCGCCGTCCGACAGCCAAGACGAGCGGATGAGTTCGAGCCAGCCCGGCAAACCGTCGAAGTCGCCGACCACATGCCATGCGTTTTCTGCTGATACTGCAATGTCTATCGATACGCTAACGCTTGCCATATTCTTTCCTGTGAGCATTAAACGCGCGGCGTCGGTGCATTGCCGCTGATGACGCCCGCTGACTTCAACTCGTTCCATAACTCGCCAGGAATCGCCTGGGTGGCGAGCGCCTGATTTTCCGCGATGCGTTCCGGGCGGCTTGCGCCGGGAATGACGCCCGCAACCGCCGGGTGCGCCAGCGAGAATTGCAACGCGACCGCGCGAATATCCGCACCAAAGCGGGCGCAGATCGACTTGATCTGCTCGACGCGCTCGATCATGGCTTGCGGGGCCTTCTGATACTCGTAGTGCGTGCCGCCTGCCAGCAGCCCCGAGTTGTACGGGCCGCCCACGACGATGCCAAGCCCGCGCTCCGCCGAAGCTGGCATCAGCTTCTCCAGCGCGGCAGTGTGATCGAGCAACGTGTAGCGGCCAGCGAGCAGGAAGCCATCGGGGTCGGCTTGTTCGAGCGCCAGTTCGCACGGTTCGACCCGGTTCACGCCTAACCCCCACGCCTTGATGACGCCTTCTTCGCGCAGACGGGTCAGCGCTTTGGCCGCGCCCGACATCGCGATGTCGAACACGTCGCGCCACTGTTCGCCGTGGAAATCGACGGCGGGATCGTGAATCCAGACGCAGTCGAGATGATCGGTGCGCAGCCGCTTGAGGCTGTCTTCGATCGAGCGCAACGTGCCCGCTTCCGTGTAGTCGTAGATGATCCGGTTCGGCAGTCCGTGCTCGAACAGGCCGCCTTTTTCGCCGAGATCGCGCTGCGCGGTCGACTCGTGCTCGTCGAGAATCAGGCGTCCGACCTTGGTACCGATCAGATACTCGTTGCGCGGATAAGCCGACAGCGCTTCGCCGAGTCGAAGCTCCGCGAGTCCTGCGCCATAGAGCGGCGCTGCGTCGAAGTAGCGGATTCCGCTGTTCCAGGCCGCGTGGACCGAGGCGATCGCTTCATCGTTCGGGATGTCGCGATACATATTGCCGAGCGGCGCTGTGCCGAAGCCGATGCGTGAGGGAATGTCGATTCGCATGATGTTCGCTTTTCAGTGTTCGTCAGTTGTTCGTCAGTCGTTCGTGCCTGTGAGCGACGGGTAATCGGTGAGCCCTGAGCGCCGCCGCCAAACAGTGTTTCGCGATGATGCGTGGCAAGATCGGCCCCGCTGCGCAGACGCTGAGGCAGATCGGGATTCGCAACGAAAGGGCGGCCGAATGCAATCAGATCGGCCCAACCCGCACCGATGGCTTCGCGAGCGCGATCCGCCGTGTACTTGCCCGCATAGATCAGTGTGCCCGGATAGGCTTGCCGGATGCGCTGCTTGAATTCGACGGGCATATGCGGCGCATCGTCCCAATCGGCTTCCGCGATATGGATATACGCAACGCCGATCTCACCAAGCAGCTTCGCGGCGGCGATGTAGGTCATTTCGGGGTCTGCATCGACGCATCCGTTGAGCGTGGTCAGTGGCGCGAGCCGGATGCCGACGCGCTGCGCGTTACCCGTGCCGTCGATCAGCGCGCGCGTGACTTCATCCAGAAACCGCAGGCGACTCTCCAGCGAGCCGCCGTATTCATCCGTGCGGTTGTTCGCTTCGGAGTCGATGAACTGATTGACGAGATAGCCGTTGGCCGCATGCAGCTCGACGCCATCGAAGCCTGCGAGCATCGCGTTGCGGGCCGCGTCCCGATACTGGCCGACCACTTCGGCGATTTCCGCCGTGCTCAGCGCGCGCGGGGCCGATGCCTGCACGAAGCCCGGCACGTTGCTGCCATCGGCGCCTGCGATGAACACGTTGACGCCCTTCGCCTGAATCGCGGATGACGACACCGGCTGTTCGCCGCCAAGCAGGCTCGTATGGCTCAACCGGCCGACATGCCACAACTGCGCGAAGATACGGCCGCCCGCTTCGTGGACAGCCGTCGTGACCTTGCGCCAGCCGTCTATCTGCGGTTGCGTGTGAATGCCGGGCGTCCATGCATAGCCCTTCGCGAGCGGCGAAATGTACGTGCCTTCGCTGACGATCAGACCGGCGCTTGCGCGTTGCGCGTAGTAGGCGGCCATCAGCTCGTTGGCTTCGTCGCCGGGCTGGCTGGCGCGCGAGCGCGTCATCGGCGGCATTACGATGCGGTTGGGAAGGGTGAGCGCGCCGAGCGTGAAAGGTTCGAAAAGCGGGTCGTTCTTCATGATGCGATTCCTTGCGTCGCTCGCGGCATGTTCGCTGCGAGCGTGGTTTCTCGTTAGTCCCAGACCGGTGCGAGACCGTCGGGGCTGACTTCGCGGGCATTGCGTTCGAGCGCGGCGATCTGCGCCATGTCGTCGGCCGACAGCGGGAGTTGTTGCGCGAGAAGATTGCTGGCGAGGTTCTCGCGCTTCGTCGATGACGGAATCACCGAATAGCCCAGTTGCAGCGCCCACGCGAGCGCGACTTGCGCTGGCGTCGCTTCGTGCCGTTTGGCGATCGCGCCGATGACGGGGTCCTTCAGCACCTTGCCGTAGGCGAGCGTCATGTACGACGTGACAGGAATGCCCTGTTCGCCGAGGAATTCGACGAGCTTGCGGTTCTGCAGATATGGGCTCAGTTCGATCTGATTGGTCGCGATGTTGTCGTTGCCGACTACCGCGATGGCCTGCTTCGTCAGCTCGATGTTGAAGTTCGAAATACCGATCTGGCGCGTGAGCCCTTGCGCCTTTGCCTCCGCGAGCGCGCTCATGAATTCTTCGAGCGGCACACCGTTGTTGGGCGCGGGCCAATGGATCAGCGTCAGGTCGACGTGATCGGTGCGCAGCTTCGTCAGGCTGTCTTTCAGGCTCGGAACGAGTTTGTCGCGCGAGTAGTTGTCGACCCAGATCTTCGTGGTCAGAAACAACTCGTTGCGCGCAACGCCCGAAGCGCCGATCGCTTCGCCGACTTCCGCTTCATTGCCGTAGATCTGCGCGGTGTCGATGGTGCGATAACCCAGTTCGAGGCCGTTGCGCACCGAATCGATGACAACCTGGCCTTGCAGCCGAAACGTGCCGAGACCGAATGCCGGAATGTGATTCATGGTGATACTCCCAGATTGATAGATTCGTTTGACGATGAACAAGGTTCATTCTGCCGCGTTCGATTCATTCGAAAAACCTCTTGAAACGGGAAAGAAACATGATTTTTAGTCAAGAGTGGACTGCCGTTTCTGGTGCCCCGTTCGACGGATTCGATTCACATTCAATGCGTCACAACGACAGCTTCGGCCGTGCGTTCGGCGAGTCCTGCGCGGCGGTCGAGGCGGCCGCTCCACGCCGTCAACCCGAACGCCAGCACGGTTACGGCAGCGGCGATCCACGGCGTGTGGCCCAGCCCCAGATGCGCGACGATCACGCCGCCCAGCGACGAGCCGCCCGCCACGCCGAGGTTGAACGCGGCGATGTTGAAGCCCGACGCTACATCCGTTGTTTGCGGCGCAAACTGCTGCGCCTGCTTGACGACGTAGACCTGAAGACCGGGCACGTTGCCGAACGCGACAGCGCCCCACGCGAGCATGGTCAGCACGGCGAGCCACGCGTTGTGCGACGTGAACGTGAACACCAGCAGCACGGCAGCGAGCAGAAGGAATATCCGCTTCAATGCCTTCACGGGGCCTTGCGCGTCGGCGAGTTTGCCGCCCCACACGTTGCCGGCCGCGACGGAAACGCCATACGCGACGAGCACCATGCTGACCTGCGAAGGCTTGAATCCCGTGATCTGTTCGAGAATCGGCGCCATGAATGTGAACGCGATCAGCGAGCCGCCGTAGCCGACGGCCGTCATTGCATACACGAGCAAGAGGCGCGGATGAACGATCACGCGAGGCTGCTGCCTGAGCGGTGCCGGACGCTTGTGCGGCAGGTTGTTCGGCATGAAGAACAACGCACCGAGCATCGCGATGAAGCCGAACAACGCGACGACGAGAAACGTCGCGCGCCAGCCGAAATGCTGGCCGATGAAGGTGCCAAGTGGAATGCCCGCGACGAACGCCACGGTCATGCCGCTGAACATCGTCGCAATCGCGCTGGCGGATTTGTCTTTCGGCACGAGCGTCGTCGCGATGATCGAGCCGACCGAGAAGAACACGCCGTGCGCGAGCCCCGTCAGAATGCGCGCCACGACGAGCGATTCATACGAAGGCGCGCGCCACGCAACCAGATTGCCGATCGTGAAGAGCGCCATCAGCGCGATCAGCAAGGTCTTGCGCGGCACGCGTCCTGTCAGGGCGGTCAACAGCGGCGCGCCGATGGCGACGCTCAGCGCATACAGACTGACGAGCAGACCCGCGGAAGGGAGTGTGACGCTGAGATCGGCGGCGATCGTCGGGATGAGTCCGACGATGACGAACTCGGTCGTCCCGATTGCAAAGGCGCTGAGCGTCAGCGCGAAGAGGGCAAGTGGCATGGTCGTCTACCAGGAAGCATGAGTGAAAGGCTTTCACGGATGGACGAAGTGTGCCGACTTTACTTTTGCAGAAAAACTGGTCTATAAAGGAAACACTTTTGATTTCAGATCAAGTATGAAAGTCACTCTCGACGAACTGCAAACCTTCGCGTCCGTAGTCGACACGGGCTCGATCACGGCTGCTGCCGAGCAACTGGACCAGACCGTTTCCGGCGCGAGCCGCACCTTGGGACGACTCGAGGAAAAGCTGCAAACCACGCTGCTGCGCCGGACCACTCGGCGCCTCGAACTGACCGAAGAGGGCAAGGCCTTTCTGCAAAATGCGCGCGAGATCATCGATGCCGTCGAGAACGCCGAAGAGCAACTCGCCGCGCGCCGCGAGCGCCCTTCCGGAAGGTTGCGCGTCGATGCGGCCACGCCGTTCATGCTGCATGTGATCGTGCCGCTCGTCGCGGGGTATCGCGCGCGCTATCCGCAGGTCGAACTGGAACTGAACAGCAACGAAGGCATCATCGATCTGCTCGAACGCCGCACCGACGTTGCGATCCGGATTGGCCGGCTCAAAGATTCGACGCTGCATAGCCGGCCTGTGGGCAGCAGTCGCATACGGGTGCTGGCGACGCCGGAGTATCTGAAGGCGCATGGTCATCCGAAACGCGTGGACGACCTCGCGAAGCACTCGCTGCTGGGATTTACGCAGCCCGAGTCGCTCAACGTGTGGCCGCTGGTCGGGCCGGACAACGAACCTTATCGAATCGAGCCGGCTATCGCTTCGTCGAGCGGCGAAACGCTGCGGCAACTGGCGCTGGAGAGCGCGGGCATCGTTTGCCTGTCCGATTTCATGACGGGCCGCGACCGTCGCGAAGGCCGGCTCGTCCAGCTTTTTGCGCGGCAGACGCAGGATGTGCGGCAACCGATCAACGCCGTCTACTATCGCAACACGGCGATATCGGCGCGCATCGCTTCGTTCGTCGATTATCTGGCTGAGGCGGCGAAGACGACGGAGTTCGCGCGCTAGCCTTCCTGGCGGTCTCTGCTTCATCTCTCTGCACAATCCCTTCTCGCTTCGCCGCTTATTGTTGTCGTGCAGGCAACATGGTGAACGCGTTCGCGGTGCTTCTGGCGCTCGATCTCCAAACCTACAATCCGTCTCGACGATGGTCGCACTAGCAATGTCTCCAACGTCGATCAGGCGCATTCGCCAACGCTTTCCGCAAGCGTTTCTGCGCCTGTCGTCGACTTCGCAACTCTCTAAACGAAGGCAATATCATGTCGCAGAAGATCCTGATTGTGGGTGCTGGCTTTGCCGGCGTGTGGGGCGCGCTAGGCGCAGCTCGCGTGCTCGATGGCGCAGGCGTTAGAAGCAGCGACGTTGAAATCACGTTGATTTCGCCGAAGCCCGAACTGCAGATCCGCCCGCGGATGTATGAGGCCGAGCCGCAGAAGATGGTTGCGCCGCTGCCGCCGCTGCTCGATGCCATTGGTGTGAACTATGTCGAAGGCAGCGTCGACGACATTTCGGTTCAGGACAGGACGGTGAGCGTCGTGTCGGCCAACGGGCAAAAGCGCTCGCTCGCGTATGACCGCCTGCTGCTGACGAGCGGCAGCAAACTCAGCCGGCCGCCGGTTCCGGGTCTGGAGCATGCATTCTCGGTGGACTGTATCGAGGACGCAGTGGAACTCGACAACCATCTCGACAAGCTGGCGAAGCTGCCTGCTTCACCCGCTCGCAATACGGTGGCTGTGGTTGGCTGCGGATTCACGGGCATCGAAGTCGCAACGGAACTGCCGAAGCGGCTGCGCGAGAAGTTCGGCGCGGACGCGGCGGTTCGCGTCGTGGTGATCGGCACGCAAGATGCAATCGGTCCGGATCTCGGACCGAATCCGCGTCCGTTCGTCGCCGAAGCGTTTGAATCGCTCGGCGTCGAGGCGGTGCTGGGATCGGGCGTGGTGTCCGTCGATGCAGGTGGCGTTCGCACGGCGTCGGGCCAACGCATCGAAGCGAGCACGGTGATCTGGGCGGGCGGCATGCGCGCGAGCCCGCTGGCCGCGCAGGTGTCGTCGAATCTCGACCCGCTCGGACGCGTCGAAGTCGCGCCGGACTTGCGCGTGCCCGAAGCGCCCAACGTTTTCGTCGCGGGCGATGTGGCGAAAGCGTTGACCGACGATGACGGCCGCTACGCGCTGATGTCGTGTCAGCACGCGATCGTGATGGGCCAATTCGGCGGACACAACGTCGCTGCGGATTTGCTCGGCGATCCGACGCTGACGTATCGACAGCCGTTCTACGCGACGTGCGTCGATCTCGGCGAATGGGGCGCGGTGTATTCGGAAGGCTGGGATCGACAGATCAAGCTGACGCACGCCGAAGGGAAAGCGCGCAAGCAGATGATCAACACGCAGTGGATCTATCCGCCGGCGCCGAATCGCGCAGACGCATTGGCAGCGGGTAATCCGGAAGCGTCTTTCGGCTAAGCCGTTAGCGCCGCCCGAGCCGTAGTGGCGAGGGCGGCGAACGCATGTTGCACGCAGCGCGAGACAGTGCAGCACGCGACTACATTGCGGAACAACTTGCCCTCTGCGTATAGCACAATTCATTTCCTTTCCTTGTCGATAAGACTACTGAAGTAGTCGAATCGTTTCGGGTCAATTCGACGTCGCGTGTTGTCAACTCGCTGAAAACAAAGCGTTCTTATGCTGGCCCGATCCTTGTTATATGAAGTGGGTCGTGACAGCCTGCGCTATGGCCCAACGACAAGAAGAACTTAATCGACAAATGAAAAGGAAAGAACCATGTTTGAAGGATTTGAGAATTGCCTTGCTGTCGTGACGGGTGCAAGTTCCGGTATTGGTCTTGCGACGGTTGATCGTCTGCTGGCGAGCGGGGCGCGCGTGCTGGCGATGAGTCGCACGATGGGTGAACTGGATTCGTTGCAGTCCAGATATGGTGACACGCTCAAATGGA
Coding sequences within:
- a CDS encoding MFS transporter, with amino-acid sequence MPLALFALTLSAFAIGTTEFVIVGLIPTIAADLSVTLPSAGLLVSLYALSVAIGAPLLTALTGRVPRKTLLIALMALFTIGNLVAWRAPSYESLVVARILTGLAHGVFFSVGSIIATTLVPKDKSASAIATMFSGMTVAFVAGIPLGTFIGQHFGWRATFLVVALFGFIAMLGALFFMPNNLPHKRPAPLRQQPRVIVHPRLLLVYAMTAVGYGGSLIAFTFMAPILEQITGFKPSQVSMVLVAYGVSVAAGNVWGGKLADAQGPVKALKRIFLLLAAVLLVFTFTSHNAWLAVLTMLAWGAVAFGNVPGLQVYVVKQAQQFAPQTTDVASGFNIAAFNLGVAGGSSLGGVIVAHLGLGHTPWIAAAVTVLAFGLTAWSGRLDRRAGLAERTAEAVVVTH
- the poxB gene encoding ubiquinone-dependent pyruvate dehydrogenase, with translation MSANTIAAYLAQTLAAAGVERIWGVTGDSLNGLAYALDKAGDIRWMHTRHEESAAFAAGADAASTGRLAVCAGSCGPGNLHLINGLFDCHRNHQPVLAIAAHIPSTEIGLGSFQETHPQELFKECSHYVELVSSAGQFPRVLARAMRTAIEERGVAVIVLPGDVALGDGPDEAPTWTESAPPRIVPAEADLERLAALLNGSDAVTIMCGSGTQGAHDEVVALADTLGAPVVHALRGKQFVEYDNPFDVGMTGLIGFSSGYHAMMSCDTLLLLGCDFPYRPFYPSHAKIVQIDWKGSQLGHRAPLALGLVGTIKETISATLPRLQRKQDRGFIDTARKHYAAARKGLDELATPSPAGEPVHPQYLTRMIDEIASEDAIFTADVGTPTVWSARYLTMNGKRQLHGSFNHGSMANAMPQALGAQGAHPGRQVVSLSGDGGLSMLLGDLLSARQLGLPIKVVVFNNSVLGFVSMELKASGYLDTNVDLSKTDFAAIAKGAGIFSIRVEDSEQVAGALKEAFAHDGPAVVDVVTAKQELAMPPKIKLEQAKGFSLYMMRAILNGRGDEIVDLVRTNFR
- the dkgB gene encoding 2,5-didehydrogluconate reductase DkgB, which produces MNHIPAFGLGTFRLQGQVVIDSVRNGLELGYRTIDTAQIYGNEAEVGEAIGASGVARNELFLTTKIWVDNYSRDKLVPSLKDSLTKLRTDHVDLTLIHWPAPNNGVPLEEFMSALAEAKAQGLTRQIGISNFNIELTKQAIAVVGNDNIATNQIELSPYLQNRKLVEFLGEQGIPVTSYMTLAYGKVLKDPVIGAIAKRHEATPAQVALAWALQLGYSVIPSSTKRENLASNLLAQQLPLSADDMAQIAALERNAREVSPDGLAPVWD
- a CDS encoding SRPBCC family protein, with translation MASVSVSIDIAVSAENAWHVVGDFDGLPGWLELIRSSWLSDGGRVRHLEAVNGSSIVERLLDHSDQNMQYLYTILEGPDPVTDYTASMSLRRIDGHHATVTWASRFEPNDPNEAESLTAHYRSLYLAGLTRLKAVLETQGR
- a CDS encoding GNAT family N-acetyltransferase, encoding MNPIAKWGANGLWDAFALNTPGKIIKYSVLICPGPGRRSCVRKPAENDRRWDLHDGAGSSQSVDIRLATIDDAQGIAKVHVATWRDAYKALLPIEYLANLDENARAEKWRKALSAGAPCVLVAVMNCVVVGWVAFGPSRDEDLDSRCAEVEAIYVESDVWSRGIGTALIHAACERLRAKGYGTVVLWVLKDNAAACSFYSRRGFERDGSAKVIETGGARLMEVRYTRNCDLTESMPDFGGRHP
- a CDS encoding aldo/keto reductase is translated as MRIDIPSRIGFGTAPLGNMYRDIPNDEAIASVHAAWNSGIRYFDAAPLYGAGLAELRLGEALSAYPRNEYLIGTKVGRLILDEHESTAQRDLGEKGGLFEHGLPNRIIYDYTEAGTLRSIEDSLKRLRTDHLDCVWIHDPAVDFHGEQWRDVFDIAMSGAAKALTRLREEGVIKAWGLGVNRVEPCELALEQADPDGFLLAGRYTLLDHTAALEKLMPASAERGLGIVVGGPYNSGLLAGGTHYEYQKAPQAMIERVEQIKSICARFGADIRAVALQFSLAHPAVAGVIPGASRPERIAENQALATQAIPGELWNELKSAGVISGNAPTPRV
- the proP gene encoding glycine betaine/L-proline transporter ProP, which gives rise to MSHSQARIASRDSSSPSLTLDDITIVDHSLLKRAVGAMALGNAMEWFDFGVYSYIAVTLGKVFFPSSSPSAQLIATFGTFAAAFLVRPIGGMVFGPLGDRIGRQRVLAMTMIMMAVGTFAIGLIPSYGSIGILAPALLLVARLVQGFSTGGEYGGAATFIAEFATDRRRGFAGSFLEFGTLVGYILGAGTVAVLTATLSQEALLSWGWRVPFFIAGPLGLVGLYIRMKLEETPAFKKEAEAREADEMSRPKQKFVELLAQQWKPLLLCVGLVLIFNVTDYMALSYLPSYLSATLHFNESHGLFLVLLVMVLMMPMTLYAGHLSDKIGRKPVMLLGCVGLFVLSIPALLLIRMGTVLPVFSGLLILGALLSTFTGVMPSSLPALFPTKIRYGALAIGFNVSVSLFGGTTPLVAAWLVDRTGDAMMPAYYLMGASIIGIVSVLALRETSCKPLLGSGPCVATHAEAMSLIRGAKRAHTEKKRLALVRERA
- a CDS encoding LysE family transporter, translated to MLDPINSLLALCGVLLLSVASPGPNFVIVTSTAVASRRAGVSTGLGLAAASGTWALIAIAGLSLIVTHVAWIEMALRIAGAAYLIWLGAKMIVTARQPLSAPARTAGSGWAAAKRGYLVSMTNPKSVAFYGSIFAVMVPAHAGLSFDIAVVALSIGISCAWYCAMALLASHPAIRSFMVRRKAVIDTTAGVLLIGLGGRMLAGR
- a CDS encoding LysR family transcriptional regulator, whose product is MKVTLDELQTFASVVDTGSITAAAEQLDQTVSGASRTLGRLEEKLQTTLLRRTTRRLELTEEGKAFLQNAREIIDAVENAEEQLAARRERPSGRLRVDAATPFMLHVIVPLVAGYRARYPQVELELNSNEGIIDLLERRTDVAIRIGRLKDSTLHSRPVGSSRIRVLATPEYLKAHGHPKRVDDLAKHSLLGFTQPESLNVWPLVGPDNEPYRIEPAIASSSGETLRQLALESAGIVCLSDFMTGRDRREGRLVQLFARQTQDVRQPINAVYYRNTAISARIASFVDYLAEAAKTTEFAR